A single window of Eisenibacter elegans DSM 3317 DNA harbors:
- a CDS encoding DUF6268 family outer membrane beta-barrel protein — MKKCLLTLLLLFLAAPVVFAQDDDDDFDDFDPSLYEATEKIRAFCGPKVLDISPQKLISVGYDFQGPNRLTAAAFDGRESEEANVRFNHGLRIGVFYPVISKNSMTLNLGFNYMRTNYVFDNADQLSHPLNASLRDNGLNSLGVNFTLFKPLDAKNFIVFQGSANLNGDYSLSEFQSLEYTRVAAAVVYGRKPNDRLQWGIGASRTYLGGALNYLPVVMYNYTAPSRKWGTEILFPARVNFRRTFNNTNLLMLGYEFEGQTYRLNNRNGAFNSPNTVYDQLELRRAEVRIRFTYEFAVKNYYWMSLQAGYRLNWSFEVDSEGDFYRSLFGDKPFLMENNLTNPFYMTLSINLVSP; from the coding sequence ATGAAAAAATGCTTACTAACACTACTACTACTGTTTTTAGCTGCTCCTGTTGTATTTGCACAAGACGACGACGACGATTTTGACGACTTTGACCCTAGCTTGTATGAGGCTACCGAAAAAATTCGTGCTTTTTGTGGCCCTAAGGTATTGGACATCAGTCCGCAAAAGTTGATTTCTGTCGGGTATGATTTCCAAGGACCTAACCGCCTGACCGCTGCCGCGTTCGATGGGCGCGAGTCTGAGGAAGCCAATGTCCGCTTTAACCACGGCCTGCGTATAGGCGTATTTTACCCGGTGATTTCTAAGAACAGTATGACGCTTAACTTGGGCTTCAACTATATGCGTACAAACTATGTGTTTGACAATGCAGACCAATTATCCCACCCACTCAATGCCTCATTGCGTGACAATGGGCTAAACTCCCTAGGGGTCAATTTTACTCTCTTTAAGCCCTTAGATGCGAAAAATTTCATTGTTTTTCAAGGCTCGGCCAACCTCAATGGCGACTACAGCCTCAGCGAGTTCCAATCGTTGGAATATACCCGTGTGGCTGCTGCTGTAGTGTATGGGCGCAAACCTAACGACCGCTTGCAGTGGGGTATCGGGGCTTCGCGTACCTACTTGGGTGGTGCGCTCAACTACCTGCCTGTGGTGATGTACAACTACACTGCCCCTAGCCGCAAGTGGGGTACAGAGATTCTCTTTCCAGCGCGGGTCAACTTCCGTCGGACATTTAACAACACCAATTTGTTGATGCTCGGCTATGAGTTTGAGGGACAAACCTATCGCCTCAATAACCGCAATGGTGCGTTCAACAGCCCCAATACCGTGTATGATCAACTCGAACTGCGCCGTGCAGAGGTACGCATCCGCTTTACTTACGAGTTTGCTGTGAAGAACTACTACTGGATGTCACTACAAGCCGGATATCGCCTCAACTGGTCTTTTGAGGTGGATAGTGAAGGAGACTTCTACCGCAGCCTTTTTGGTGACAAGCCTTTCTTGATGGAAAACAACCTCACCAATCCGTTTTATATGACCTTGAGCATCAATTTGGTAAGCCCCTAG